In one window of Candidatus Scalindua sp. DNA:
- a CDS encoding NADH-quinone oxidoreductase subunit N codes for MEITIPPFDLKSIAPIILITIAAMVVLITDVFFKKLPKETLGYLSFLAVLITGLITFAQSGSTVYSPVYSFSDTFVVDNFSIFFNYIFLISTAIVILMSVYYLEQEGVNYGEYYTLLLFATMGMMLMAGAADLITIFLGLEIMSISLYVLAGFRRERMDSNESSLKYFLLGAFATCFLLYGIALLYGATGTTNIKEIGTFITDNHAFSNPMIVMGASLLIIGFGFKMAAVPFHKWVPDVYEGAPTSVTAFMSAGPKAAAFAVFLRVFLVSLPGLEQKWSVILWVMAALTMTIGNVVAITQSNIKRMLAYSSIAHAGYVLMAVITAGSSGTASILFYLLVYVFMNLGAFAVIMILGKKGDENLQIDDYSGLGYKHPVLAIVMSIFMFSLAGIPPFAGFMGKFYIFSAAVESGFVILAVIGVINSVISVYYYLRVTVVMYMKKPARDFAPLSLSPYIILALIITIWGTIHLGIFPSMIIELARKSVLLP; via the coding sequence ATGGAAATAACAATCCCGCCATTTGATTTAAAAAGCATTGCACCCATCATTCTCATAACCATTGCAGCCATGGTAGTGCTCATAACAGACGTATTCTTCAAGAAGCTGCCCAAGGAAACGCTCGGATATCTCAGCTTTCTTGCGGTACTGATTACGGGCCTGATAACATTTGCCCAGTCAGGATCAACCGTATATTCGCCAGTATATTCGTTCAGTGACACGTTTGTGGTCGATAACTTTTCGATCTTTTTCAATTACATCTTTCTTATCAGTACGGCAATCGTAATTCTCATGTCCGTTTACTATCTGGAACAGGAAGGGGTTAATTACGGCGAGTACTATACATTGTTACTCTTTGCCACAATGGGAATGATGCTGATGGCAGGTGCTGCAGACTTGATTACAATCTTTCTTGGTCTTGAGATAATGTCCATATCGCTTTACGTATTAGCGGGTTTCAGGAGAGAACGAATGGATTCGAATGAGTCCTCTCTCAAATATTTTTTACTTGGTGCTTTTGCGACCTGTTTTCTTCTTTATGGAATTGCTCTCCTCTATGGTGCTACCGGCACCACAAATATTAAAGAAATCGGTACCTTTATTACTGATAATCACGCATTTTCAAATCCAATGATTGTTATGGGTGCGTCCCTGCTGATTATTGGTTTTGGTTTCAAGATGGCCGCAGTACCATTTCACAAATGGGTGCCTGATGTATATGAGGGTGCTCCAACTTCGGTTACCGCATTTATGTCTGCCGGACCGAAAGCCGCTGCTTTTGCGGTCTTCCTGAGGGTGTTCCTGGTTTCACTGCCCGGTCTGGAGCAGAAATGGTCTGTAATTCTGTGGGTGATGGCTGCCCTTACCATGACAATCGGAAATGTTGTAGCGATTACACAGTCAAACATAAAAAGGATGCTTGCATACTCCAGCATCGCACACGCGGGGTACGTCCTGATGGCTGTCATAACGGCAGGCAGTTCAGGAACAGCGAGCATACTCTTTTATCTCCTGGTGTATGTGTTCATGAATCTGGGAGCATTTGCTGTGATCATGATACTCGGTAAAAAAGGAGATGAGAATTTACAGATTGATGATTACAGCGGTTTAGGGTATAAGCATCCTGTCCTGGCAATAGTGATGAGCATATTCATGTTTTCGCTTGCTGGAATACCGCCTTTTGCAGGTTTTATGGGGAAATTTTATATCTTCAGTGCCGCTGTTGAGTCCGGCTTTGTCATCCTCGCAGTAATTGGAGTAATTAACAGTGTCATTTCAGTTTACTATTACCTGCGTGTTACGGTTGTCATGTACATGAAGAAGCCTGCGCGTGATTTTGCACCGCTTTCGCTTTCACCCTACATCATACTTGCTCTCATTATCACCATCTGGGGAACCATTCACCTCGGTATATTTCCTTCCATGATCATTGAATTAGCCCGGAAATCCGTGCTGCTGCCGTAA
- the nuoK gene encoding NADH-quinone oxidoreductase subunit NuoK yields MGAIGVLIRRNALVILMSIELMLNAVNLAFVTFSRQHDSMDGQIFVFFIMTVAAAEAAVGLAIVVALFKNKSTVNVDDINIMKW; encoded by the coding sequence ATGGGTGCAATCGGTGTTCTCATCAGAAGGAATGCACTTGTCATTTTGATGTCCATAGAGTTGATGTTGAATGCGGTGAATCTGGCTTTTGTAACATTCTCTCGACAGCACGATTCGATGGATGGACAGATATTTGTTTTTTTCATCATGACAGTTGCTGCAGCAGAAGCAGCCGTAGGCCTTGCAATCGTAGTTGCTCTCTTTAAGAACAAATCAACTGTAAACGTTGATGATATAAACATAATGAAGTGGTAA
- the nuoH gene encoding NADH-quinone oxidoreductase subunit NuoH: MMDAILFTVVASIKISIVFGLLLITIAYLIWIERKVMARMQVRLGPMRVGWQGLLQPIADGLKLMFKEDIIPSRANKIIFVLAPVIAIVPALMSFAVIPFGNKITISGYSIDMVITDVNIGILFILAVTSVGVYGIILAGWSSSNKYSLLGGLRSSAQMISYELSLGLALIGVLMMSQSLSLVDIVNAQSKWWFVIFQPIGFIVYTVSAVAEVNRCPFDLPEAETELVAGYHTEYSSMKFSMFFMAEYANMLTVSAVAVTFFFGGWRGPFLPPVVWFLIKLFLCIFFFVWIRSTFPRFRYDQLMNFGWKILLPVAIVNILITGIVVVLTG, encoded by the coding sequence ATGATGGATGCCATCTTATTTACTGTGGTTGCAAGCATTAAGATAAGTATCGTTTTCGGGTTACTCCTCATAACGATAGCTTACCTTATATGGATTGAGCGGAAAGTTATGGCACGCATGCAGGTGAGACTCGGCCCGATGAGAGTAGGGTGGCAGGGGTTGCTTCAGCCTATCGCAGACGGGCTTAAATTGATGTTCAAGGAAGACATTATTCCTTCCAGGGCAAACAAAATAATCTTTGTGTTAGCACCTGTCATCGCGATAGTCCCGGCACTTATGTCGTTTGCGGTTATTCCTTTCGGGAACAAAATAACCATATCAGGGTACAGCATCGATATGGTTATTACGGACGTAAACATCGGTATTCTCTTTATCCTCGCTGTCACTTCGGTGGGAGTTTACGGCATTATTCTGGCTGGATGGTCATCAAGCAACAAATATTCTTTACTGGGGGGACTGCGGTCTTCAGCCCAGATGATCAGCTATGAACTCTCATTAGGCCTGGCGCTGATTGGGGTTCTCATGATGAGTCAATCGCTGAGTCTTGTTGATATTGTGAATGCCCAGTCAAAATGGTGGTTTGTGATATTTCAGCCGATCGGGTTTATAGTGTATACTGTCAGTGCCGTTGCGGAAGTGAACAGGTGTCCCTTTGATTTACCTGAAGCGGAGACTGAGCTGGTTGCAGGATACCACACTGAATACAGCAGTATGAAGTTCTCAATGTTCTTTATGGCTGAATATGCCAACATGTTAACTGTATCAGCTGTTGCCGTTACCTTCTTCTTTGGTGGCTGGAGGGGGCCGTTTCTGCCTCCTGTAGTCTGGTTCCTGATCAAGTTGTTTTTGTGTATTTTCTTTTTCGTGTGGATACGATCCACTTTTCCCAGGTTCCGGTACGATCAGCTGATGAATTTCGGTTGGAAGATTCTGCTCCCGGTCGCCATAGTAAATATCCTGATAACAGGAATTGTTGTGGTCCTGACAGGGTAG
- a CDS encoding desulfoferrodoxin FeS4 iron-binding domain-containing protein, whose product MGKKGQIYFCEVCRQKIEVVDEGFGVLVCCGQEMKRVEAGGMMETWTSVHHEPAQGASFVCKICGQKINVINETTGILECCGQRMNKL is encoded by the coding sequence ATGGGTAAAAAAGGGCAGATATATTTTTGCGAGGTGTGCAGACAGAAGATTGAGGTTGTAGATGAAGGTTTCGGGGTGCTTGTATGCTGCGGGCAGGAGATGAAACGGGTTGAGGCAGGCGGGATGATGGAAACCTGGACATCGGTTCATCACGAACCTGCTCAGGGCGCTTCTTTTGTGTGTAAGATATGCGGACAGAAGATAAATGTTATTAATGAGACTACCGGCATTTTAGAATGCTGCGGGCAGAGAATGAACAAACTATAA
- a CDS encoding NADH-quinone oxidoreductase subunit M, with protein MNFPILTVATFLPLVGALWILFINKKKEEKIKQIALITAIGSFVISLPLFFNFNLKTHEFQFREMVPWIREFGISYHVGIDGISLFLFLLTSFLTCLAILASWTVKERVKEYMVSMLVLTTGMLGVFISLDLFLFYVFWELMLIPMYLIIGIWGGPRRIYATVKFFIYTMAGSVLMLLAILAIHTLNYNATGEHTFDLLQLYRLDIPMGIQFWLFLAFFFAFAIKVPMFPFHTWLPDAHVEAPTAGSVILAGVLLKMGTYGFVRFSLPLFPYASHQFVPIIAWLAIIGIIYGALVAMVQQDLKKLIAYSSVSHLGFVMLGIFVFNIQGLEGSILQMVNHGLSTGALFLLVGMLYERRHTRMISDFGGLAKQVPVFTVFFMIVTFSSIGLPGLNGFVGEFLILLGTFKTNVLYAALATTGVIFSACYMLWMFQRVMFNKLSNKKNQNMADVNIREWAIILPIIILIFWIGIYPKPIISRLDVSVTHLLSQVDEKYKKTAIRVEEEKKKLVLKGDTLWK; from the coding sequence ATGAACTTTCCAATACTGACCGTAGCTACTTTTCTGCCGCTTGTGGGCGCTTTGTGGATACTCTTTATCAATAAGAAGAAAGAGGAAAAGATCAAGCAGATTGCACTGATTACTGCAATCGGTTCGTTTGTCATATCACTTCCCTTATTCTTCAATTTCAACCTGAAGACGCATGAATTTCAATTCAGAGAAATGGTTCCCTGGATCAGGGAGTTTGGCATCAGTTATCATGTGGGCATTGACGGCATCAGTCTGTTCCTGTTTCTCCTGACAAGCTTTCTTACCTGCCTGGCCATCCTGGCTTCGTGGACGGTAAAGGAGAGAGTAAAGGAGTACATGGTCTCCATGCTTGTCCTGACAACCGGAATGCTGGGTGTATTCATCTCACTGGACCTGTTCCTTTTTTATGTGTTCTGGGAACTGATGCTCATACCGATGTATCTCATAATCGGAATATGGGGGGGGCCAAGGAGGATCTATGCAACGGTAAAGTTTTTTATCTATACGATGGCCGGCAGTGTCCTGATGCTGCTCGCTATTCTTGCAATTCATACTCTGAACTATAATGCAACCGGAGAACATACGTTTGATCTGTTGCAGCTGTATAGACTTGACATACCAATGGGGATTCAATTCTGGCTTTTTCTGGCATTCTTTTTTGCCTTCGCCATCAAGGTACCCATGTTTCCATTTCATACATGGCTGCCTGACGCGCATGTAGAGGCGCCAACTGCGGGGAGTGTTATATTGGCAGGGGTCCTGTTGAAGATGGGGACGTATGGTTTTGTACGCTTCAGTCTGCCCCTGTTCCCCTATGCAAGCCATCAATTCGTACCTATTATCGCCTGGCTGGCCATTATTGGAATCATATACGGTGCGCTTGTGGCAATGGTACAGCAAGATCTGAAAAAGCTTATTGCCTACTCAAGTGTAAGCCATCTTGGGTTTGTCATGCTTGGTATATTCGTTTTCAACATCCAGGGTCTGGAAGGGAGTATCCTCCAGATGGTGAATCACGGGTTGAGTACGGGTGCGTTATTCTTACTCGTCGGGATGCTTTATGAGAGAAGACACACCAGGATGATTTCAGACTTTGGCGGACTTGCAAAGCAGGTTCCGGTTTTCACCGTCTTTTTTATGATTGTTACATTCTCCTCTATCGGATTACCGGGTTTAAATGGTTTTGTCGGCGAATTTCTCATCCTGCTGGGCACATTCAAGACCAATGTTCTTTATGCTGCCCTTGCGACAACAGGCGTGATCTTTTCGGCATGTTACATGCTCTGGATGTTTCAAAGGGTTATGTTCAATAAGCTTTCAAACAAAAAGAATCAAAATATGGCAGACGTAAACATACGGGAATGGGCTATCATCCTGCCGATCATTATTCTTATTTTCTGGATTGGCATCTATCCAAAACCCATAATTTCAAGGCTTGATGTGTCGGTAACTCATCTCTTGTCCCAGGTGGATGAAAAATACAAAAAAACCGCCATCAGGGTGGAAGAAGAGAAGAAGAAACTTGTACTGAAGGGAGACACGTTATGGAAATAA
- the nuoL gene encoding NADH-quinone oxidoreductase subunit L, giving the protein MPSIPGESFLNLIGFVLLLPLAGAIVNGLCGKKLSTSVIGYIGCTAIGLAFFVSILVFIDLVKLPPEQRLFEKEFFTWIGSGTFTAVAGLQVDPLSTVMILVVTGVGFLIHVYSIGYMHGDEGFYRYFTYLNLFTFSMLLLVLANNFLLMFIGWEGVGLCSYLLIGYWFERKSASSAGKKAFIVNRIGDFGFILAMLLIFVTFHTIDFTDVFDSAPEHLTTGSVVATAITLLLFLGATGKSAQIPLYTWLPDAMEGPTPVSALIHAATMVTAGVYMVVRCNVLFVMAPFSLTVVAVIGGATALFAATIGLAQNDIKRVLAYSTVSQIGYMFLACGVGGFITGIFHLITHAFFKALLFLGSGSVIHALGGEQDMRKMGGLRKHLPITYKTFLIGTLAIAGIPPFAGFFSKDEILLEAYTRGNMVFWGLGAFAALLTSFYMFRLLFMTFHGKSRMDKHVEEHVHESPMNMLLPLMVLALLSAVGGFLGFPAASAINSFLAPVVGGVGHSGVVDGGETHHISHNLMFSMMGLSTGIAIVGIALSYVMYVKKPGLPGQIAGRFKLIYKILLNKYYVDEIYDAAVVNPAIKSSFFLWRWIDVRIIDGFVNGVARLVKLNGEALRLFQTGFVRNYALSMLLGGIIIIIFALFLL; this is encoded by the coding sequence ATGCCAAGTATACCTGGGGAATCATTTTTGAATTTAATCGGTTTTGTGCTGCTGCTCCCGCTTGCCGGGGCAATTGTAAACGGGTTGTGTGGTAAAAAACTCAGCACATCAGTCATAGGCTATATCGGGTGTACTGCAATTGGACTGGCATTTTTTGTCTCAATCCTTGTATTCATAGACCTGGTGAAACTTCCACCCGAACAGCGCCTGTTTGAAAAAGAATTTTTCACGTGGATAGGCTCCGGTACATTTACGGCTGTTGCCGGGTTACAAGTTGACCCGCTCTCAACCGTCATGATACTGGTAGTTACCGGTGTGGGGTTTTTGATACATGTTTATTCGATAGGGTATATGCATGGCGATGAAGGATTTTATCGATATTTCACCTACCTCAATCTGTTCACATTTTCCATGCTGCTGCTGGTTCTGGCCAATAATTTTCTTCTCATGTTCATCGGCTGGGAAGGAGTCGGATTGTGTTCATATCTGCTGATTGGTTACTGGTTTGAAAGGAAATCCGCATCGAGTGCAGGAAAAAAGGCTTTTATCGTCAACCGTATTGGAGATTTCGGTTTTATCCTGGCCATGTTACTGATTTTCGTAACTTTCCATACGATAGACTTCACCGATGTCTTCGATTCAGCACCGGAACACTTGACAACGGGAAGCGTGGTAGCAACTGCTATTACACTTTTATTGTTCCTGGGGGCAACGGGGAAATCAGCACAGATACCGCTCTATACCTGGCTTCCGGATGCAATGGAGGGCCCTACTCCGGTCAGCGCCCTCATACACGCTGCAACAATGGTGACAGCCGGCGTTTACATGGTTGTCAGGTGTAATGTACTGTTTGTCATGGCACCTTTCTCACTCACCGTGGTAGCCGTAATTGGCGGAGCAACAGCCCTGTTTGCTGCAACTATCGGTCTTGCTCAGAATGATATCAAGAGGGTACTGGCATATTCCACGGTAAGTCAAATAGGGTATATGTTCCTGGCGTGCGGTGTCGGGGGATTTATTACGGGTATTTTCCATCTGATCACTCATGCATTTTTCAAGGCATTGCTTTTCCTTGGTTCCGGTAGTGTTATCCATGCCCTGGGTGGTGAGCAGGACATGCGAAAGATGGGCGGACTCAGAAAACATCTTCCCATAACGTATAAAACGTTTCTCATCGGAACACTTGCAATAGCGGGAATACCTCCTTTTGCCGGTTTTTTCAGTAAGGATGAGATTTTACTTGAAGCCTATACCAGGGGAAATATGGTTTTCTGGGGATTGGGGGCATTTGCGGCGCTCCTGACGTCTTTCTATATGTTCAGGCTTCTCTTTATGACATTTCATGGAAAATCAAGGATGGACAAACATGTGGAAGAGCACGTCCACGAATCTCCCATGAACATGCTTCTTCCGTTGATGGTCCTTGCACTGCTTTCGGCTGTGGGAGGTTTTCTCGGTTTTCCTGCTGCGAGTGCCATAAACAGTTTTCTGGCTCCCGTAGTGGGAGGTGTTGGACACTCAGGAGTGGTTGATGGTGGAGAAACACATCACATTTCACATAATCTCATGTTCTCAATGATGGGCCTTTCAACGGGCATTGCAATCGTGGGAATTGCCTTATCATATGTAATGTATGTCAAAAAGCCCGGCTTGCCGGGACAGATAGCAGGCCGGTTCAAGCTGATCTATAAGATTCTCCTGAATAAATATTATGTTGACGAGATCTATGATGCTGCGGTTGTGAATCCTGCAATAAAGAGTTCATTTTTCCTCTGGAGATGGATAGATGTCAGGATTATCGATGGCTTTGTGAATGGAGTTGCCAGGCTGGTCAAGTTGAATGGTGAAGCCTTACGGCTTTTCCAAACCGGTTTTGTACGTAATTATGCACTTTCAATGCTGCTGGGCGGTATTATTATCATAATTTTTGCCTTATTTTTATTATAG
- a CDS encoding NADH-quinone oxidoreductase subunit J: protein MLEGLLFIIMGTIIIICAGGVVFQKNPIYSAIFLIQTMVSLAVLYVLLHAQFIAAVQVMVYAGAVMVLFVFVIMLLNVDKIEEEMGKDRLIFQKATALFIGLVLFAVVGIVMVRSVIQGTKGEYTPEKISEIGDTQLVGKLLFTDYILPFEIASILLFAAIVGAIILTKKGLKE, encoded by the coding sequence ATGCTAGAGGGCTTGCTGTTTATTATAATGGGTACGATCATCATCATCTGCGCAGGTGGTGTTGTCTTTCAGAAGAATCCCATTTATAGTGCGATTTTTCTCATCCAGACGATGGTTTCTCTTGCGGTTCTCTACGTCCTGTTGCATGCTCAATTTATTGCAGCTGTACAGGTAATGGTCTACGCAGGTGCCGTGATGGTACTTTTTGTTTTTGTAATCATGCTGCTTAATGTAGATAAAATTGAGGAAGAGATGGGGAAAGACAGGCTGATATTTCAAAAAGCAACTGCTCTGTTTATCGGGCTGGTTTTATTTGCTGTTGTTGGTATTGTAATGGTGAGATCAGTCATTCAGGGTACAAAGGGTGAATATACCCCTGAGAAGATCAGTGAAATAGGGGACACCCAGCTTGTCGGAAAATTGCTTTTTACAGACTATATTTTACCCTTTGAGATAGCATCAATCTTACTGTTTGCTGCCATTGTCGGCGCTATAATTTTAACAAAAAAAGGACTGAAGGAATAA
- a CDS encoding ISKra4 family transposase: protein MVKRKIESSDNWRALFYGFLDTRLDKIEEEYSMEDLGEISKAVFEERAEILGQLILGFIERKFGHLLNQQSCDCPECGKGMQRQGKQSKTIQTLAGQFELTRPYFYCRACRLGYYPLDEALGLSESSKQYDVQDVEAWLSSETAYETASETYERITGVKLSEHHMHETTNAIGQEVGILDVCPPREEIDKQIENLSVDKFRRPIMMLALDGAHGPMRPEPSPHPRKGKRGKGEYKEIKGFRLYLIDGQTIIHLISWHQVCADHELAEYLVKIKEAGLIPHEKIRLGIIGDGAPWIWNRCKEIFPSAKEILDYYHCSEYVHGVANAHYGKETRESLQWCEATLTRIYYGYHEEVLGGLGKMKARTQDIQDKIDKFYTYLTNHCEKMDYSSAKRGGYHIGSGAIESANKFISHTRLKRSGAWWYIQNANNILKIRCAKYNGTYDKVIEKYKRDDQERIKNKKFKRSLRIVK from the coding sequence GTGGTGAAAAGAAAGATAGAGTCATCCGATAACTGGAGAGCTTTATTTTATGGTTTTTTAGACACCCGATTGGATAAGATTGAGGAAGAGTACTCAATGGAAGATTTAGGAGAAATCTCAAAAGCTGTTTTCGAAGAGAGAGCGGAGATATTAGGACAACTGATTCTTGGGTTCATAGAGAGGAAATTTGGACATTTATTGAATCAGCAAAGCTGCGATTGCCCCGAATGCGGCAAGGGTATGCAAAGACAAGGAAAACAATCCAAGACTATCCAAACCCTTGCCGGACAATTTGAATTAACCAGGCCTTATTTTTATTGCAGAGCGTGTCGTTTAGGATACTATCCTTTAGACGAAGCCCTTGGATTGTCTGAATCATCGAAGCAATATGATGTGCAAGATGTGGAAGCCTGGTTGTCAAGCGAAACGGCCTATGAGACGGCCAGCGAAACCTACGAGAGAATAACCGGAGTAAAGCTGAGTGAACATCATATGCATGAGACCACGAATGCCATTGGTCAAGAAGTGGGAATTTTGGATGTCTGCCCGCCCAGGGAAGAGATTGATAAGCAGATAGAAAACCTCTCAGTGGATAAGTTTCGTCGTCCCATTATGATGCTTGCCCTGGATGGAGCCCACGGGCCGATGCGTCCCGAGCCAAGTCCTCACCCCCGTAAAGGGAAAAGAGGCAAGGGAGAATACAAAGAGATTAAAGGTTTTAGACTGTATCTCATCGATGGTCAAACTATTATTCATTTAATTAGCTGGCACCAGGTTTGTGCAGATCACGAATTAGCAGAATACTTGGTTAAGATCAAAGAAGCCGGGCTTATTCCCCACGAGAAGATACGCCTGGGAATTATAGGAGACGGTGCTCCCTGGATCTGGAACCGATGTAAAGAAATATTTCCCTCGGCAAAAGAGATTCTCGACTATTACCATTGCTCGGAGTATGTCCATGGTGTAGCCAATGCCCATTACGGAAAAGAGACAAGAGAGTCTCTACAGTGGTGTGAGGCGACTCTGACAAGAATATATTATGGTTACCATGAAGAGGTGCTTGGCGGTCTTGGAAAGATGAAAGCCCGAACTCAAGATATTCAAGATAAAATTGACAAGTTTTATACCTATCTCACAAATCATTGTGAAAAGATGGATTACAGTTCCGCCAAGCGTGGAGGATATCACATTGGCAGCGGTGCTATTGAAAGCGCCAATAAATTCATTAGCCATACAAGGCTTAAACGATCAGGAGCTTGGTGGTATATCCAAAACGCTAATAACATACTCAAGATCAGATGCGCGAAATATAACGGTACTTACGATAAAGTTATCGAAAAATACAAAAGGGACGACCAGGAAAGAATTAAAAATAAAAAATTTAAGAGAAGTCTTCGAATTGTTAAATAA
- the nuoI gene encoding NADH-quinone oxidoreductase subunit NuoI encodes MIKPLLQGLALTLKNFLSPSSVVTMRYPEEKWTPYPRFRGLHQLQRDQNGKEKCVACGLCATVCPSECIRLEGAENDQGVRYAEVYEINMLRCIFCGYCQEVCPEEAIFLKQEYELASAEGDSFIYDKERLLAPVKKQK; translated from the coding sequence ATGATAAAACCATTATTGCAGGGGTTAGCACTTACCTTAAAGAATTTTCTCAGCCCCTCCAGTGTTGTAACGATGCGGTATCCAGAAGAGAAATGGACCCCTTATCCGCGCTTCAGAGGTCTGCACCAGTTACAAAGGGACCAGAATGGCAAGGAGAAGTGTGTTGCGTGCGGACTCTGCGCTACCGTCTGTCCATCTGAATGTATCCGTCTTGAAGGTGCTGAAAATGACCAGGGAGTGCGATATGCGGAGGTGTATGAAATCAACATGCTCCGCTGTATTTTCTGCGGTTATTGCCAGGAAGTGTGCCCGGAAGAGGCTATTTTTTTAAAACAGGAATACGAACTCGCCTCCGCGGAGGGAGACAGTTTTATTTATGATAAGGAGAGATTGCTTGCTCCTGTAAAGAAGCAGAAATAA